The nucleotide window TGCTCAGTGGCGAACAGATCAATAAGGCTCTCAGGATGACCGGTGATTTCGGACCTCTGCTTCTGAATATGGTCGAGATCGGGGAAAAGACCGGCACGCTGGACAATACGGTCATGAAGATAAGCACCATGTATGACAAGGAAATCCCGGAGACCTTGAAGAAGGTCTTCACGGTCATCGAGCCGCTCATCCTTCTCCTTCTCGGCGGGATCGTCCTCCTGACGCTTGCGTCATTCTTTCTGCCTCTGTACAAGATCGTTGGAGGACTCCGGGTCCGATGAACAATTATCATCTGATAGACAGAAAATACTCCGCAGGGGTTATCGCTCCTTGTGGGGGAAAGTATAAATGCCCCGTTAGGGGGTTTACGTTGATCGAGGTCGTCGTGGTGATGGCGATCATCGCAACGCTCACCGGCATTATGATCCCGTTCATCTACCGGGTTTGGGAAAGCACTGAGATCGATACGACCAGGGAGCGCATGACTGATCTCAAGAAGGCGATGGTCGGTGATCCAAAGCTGATCCAGAACGGGGTAAGGACACATTACGGGTATATTGGTGATGTTGGACAGCTTCCGTCATCTCTTGAAAACCTTGTGACAAATACAGATGGCGTTTCGAACTGGAAGGGCCCGTATCTCCCGTCTGGATTTGACATCTCGAAATATAATAAAGACACATGGGGCACGGCGATACAATATTCTCCAGCCACTGTAGCAGGAAGAAGGGTATCAGCGACATTGATAAGTTACGGGCCAAACGGTGCAAACAATGGAGGTAGTGGAGACGACATAGCAGACAGTATATTTCAGATCAGTCCATTAGAGGTAGCCCCGGTCAGTTTAATTCAGGGGAACGTGAATGTGACGTTCCAATCAGCACCGCTCGCAAACAGAATCTTCTCTATAGGGGTTTCTGCCCGCTACCGCAACGGCACCGGTGTTTTAGTCACGGATACTTGCTGCGACAGCGCTATTAAAACAATATCAGGAACTGCCGGAAATACGCAGGTCAACTACACACAGAACTTTAGCTGCGCACCGCCTAATAACCTGCCAGTCGGCACAGCGTACCTCTATCCGGGTCTTTATTCCGATAGCAGCTGTGCAACCAGTTTGGGCGGGTCACCGCTTGAAGTGGCGATTAATGTTCATGGCAGTACAATTTTTTCCACTATGCAGATCCAGGCAGTCCCGTGAGGAAGGATAAATTATGAACTCATTGAACATCGACTTCAGAGGGGAGAACCTGAGGGTTCTGTCGGCTAAGGATGGGGTCTTAAAACATGTTCTCATTTCGAGGAATTTCTCGATCTCTGACCTGAAGAATGCACAACAACAGTTGACCGCAGCCATTAAGGAAGCAGGGGGCAAAAAAGGAAATGTGCATGTTATCCTGCCCCACAAAATTCTGAAGTTCGGCATCTTCCAGGTGCCGGCTATGGATATCGCTGATGCGGAGAAGGTGGTCAGAAGAGATATAGCAAAAGAACTCGGCAGTCAGGACTTTGTCCTGGGTATCAGAAGGATCATGAACAATAGACCAGGTAAGCAGGACATCCTTGCTGAATATGCGCTTACATCGGACATACAAATCTATCTGACGCTCCTGAAGCAATGCGGCATCAAACCCGCACTTATCACAACAAGCCTTGAGGGCATAATCAGCGCCTTCAAGAAGGTCCGGCCCGAGACCGAAGGCAATGAGGCTGTTCTTGAGATCGGCCAGAGCTTTATGGAGATCCTCGTCTTTAATGACAGCAGGCTCATTAATTACAAGAAAGTTCAGATGCCTGCAGTCGACGATGCGAAGCTCTCCAGCAAGGACAAGGAGCCGGAGCAAGTCTTCAAAATGAAGATGTATACGATCGTTGATGCACTTTACAACTTCATCATGGCAGCCGGGAGCGGCGCAGCTGAGGATAAGATCTCCCGCCTCTGGATCAGCGGCCTCGGTTCAGTCGAAAAGGGTATGCCTGAGGTCTTGTCCGAAAGCCTCAGCCTCAGCAGCATGCTCATTAACCCCTTTGTTTCTACCCCATTACGGGGCACAAGCGCCCCAGAGGGTGATGCGGACGTGGAAGATGCGAGTATATACACTGCTATTGCCGGTCTTTCGATGCTCACACCTGGGGACCCGGTTGTCAATCTCATACCTGCGGCTGATAGGGATAAGGGCAGACAGGTTCTGGAAAAGACAGGCCTTATCGTTGCTCTTGCCTTTTATGCGATCCTGATCGGAGGCGGGTACACAGTCCTGAGCAGGACGGAAAAAGATCTCAGGACCCTGAAGGACAGATCTGACACAGAAACCAAGGCATCTCAAAAGTCAGGGGTCCAGGATAAAAGTCAGCAGGATGCACTGAGAAAGATCATGAACAACAACAAGAGCCTCTATCCCCTGTTCAGAGATATTGCCAATTTGACACCTCCTGTCATCAGCCTGACCAGTCTCGATGTCGAAAAGACGGCTGAGGCCACCTTTATCAAACTGGGGACAAATCTGCAGTCCGCAGATGAAGGTCTCAGAAAGTCGGCACTTTCAAAATTCCTTAATGCTCTTGAAACCACAGGCCGGTTCGCTCTGGCAGCGCCGCCGGAGATCACCACGACCACTGCAGCACCCAACACAAAGAAGCAGGAATTTACGGTCAAGGCAAAGTTCGAGGTGCTGCAATGAACAGCCGGAAAAAGGCCTTTTACACTATTCTCGCTGTGGTCATAAGCACAGGGCTGATCTTTTCCCTGTACGCCGTTTCAAAGATCAGATCGATCCATGAACTTCGGGCGGCTGTTGAAAAAACCGCAACAGAGCGCTTACAGGCGATCAGGAAAGATTCCGACAGCAGCACCGATGCCGGAAAGTCCGCCCCCAAGGGTGCAATCGTACCCCCTAAGATGTGGACAACAGAATTCATCGAAACAGCATATAACGCATCGCAAAAATATGGCATCAGAAACCTGACGTTTGAGCAAAAATCATCGGACAGTTCCCGCAGGCAAACCCCGGGCAATAGCCGGCTCTCACTTCAGGCCTATCCTGTCAAAATGACCTTCCATGCGGGGTACCGGGAAATGGCAGAGTTCCTTCGCGAACTGCAGGATCTTGACAGACTGGTGACAATAGACAATCTCAGGGTAAAGAGCGAAAAGAGCTATCTTGCGGCAGAGGTGACTATAAGCACATATGCCATGGAGGGGAAATAATGCTTATGCCCCAGGGAGTATTTGGGAACAAATATGTTGCAATCACCGTGGCTATTATCCTGGCTTTGGTGATCGCATATAATGTGCAATTCTTCATGACCAAGGACAGGCCGGCAGTTCCGGCCGAAACGGCCAATCGTCTGATACGATCGAAGCAGGAACCTGCTGCACAGTCAGCAAAGACCCGCTCCGCCGATCTCTCCCGGCCCGTTGACAATGGCGCCGATAAAACCCCATGGAAACGGGACCCCTTCTCGCTTAGGCCGCCCGTGACCGGCGACAAGTCAGATGATGTCAATGTCAGGCTCATGGGTATCATAAAAAGGACTGATAACAGCCTTGCACTCATCAATGGCAAGGTCTACAGGATCAATGACCGTATTGGTACTGCAGTTATCAGGGAGATAAAACAGCACAGTATCGTGGTTCAGGTAAAAAACAAAAAACAGGAAATATCTTTTGATGATTATAAAGTGATCGAGGAGAAGAAGAAATGAAGACCTTACATGTGATAGTAATTGTTCTCGCCTTTGTTGCCCTGGGATGTGCAACACCCAGGATGACCGAAGTCCCTGAGACCATGGCACTAAAGCAGCCGCCTCAGGTGCCTGCGCCAGGCATGCGGCCGGAACCTCCGAAGACAGAAGAGCTGCCGCCGGCAAAAGACAGGAGCAGGTTTTCTCTGAGCGTAAGGGATGCTGATGTGCGCGACGTGTTCCTTCTCCTTTCAAAAGACAGCGGGATGAACATAATAGCTGACAAAGATATAACAGGGAAGGTCTCCATTGATTTTACCAACCTTGAACTGAACAGCGCACTGTACGCCATAACGCGTCAGCTTGGCTATACCTTCAGGATGGACAAGGGATTCATTAGGATAACAAGGCCGGTCCTTGAGACAAAGACCCTCAGGGTCAACTACATTACGGGAAAACGGACATCAACCAGCACCATGAATGCGGCAATATCAACAGGGAACAGTTCAGGCAGCGGTTCCGGCGGAGGGACAAATATAAATATCTCCTCCGGAGCCACAACATCATCAGGCTCTTCTTCATCCGGAAGCCAGGGCAGCGTCAACGTAACCACTTCCGGCACTTCGGATTTTTGGAAAGAAACCCGGAGAGGGCTTGAGGTGCTCATCTTCGGTGACACAAAGGGGGGCGGAGACAGTGAAGGAGGCTTCAGCAGAGGTGATGAAAAGACAGGAAAGAAACTTATCATAAGCGAAATTGCAGGTATTGTTTTGGTCACCGACTATTCAGACAATATGGAGAGAGTTGAGGATTTTCTTAAGGATGTTGAACTGTCGGCTAGAAGACAGGTGATGATCCAGGCACATATAATTGAAGTAGCACTTAACGATGGATACAGGTTCGGCATTGACTGGACTGCAATAGAACGCTTCAATGGGGTTAAGTTAAACATTGCCCAGAACCTGTCAACCAACTCTGGCGTATTTACGGTTGACCTCGCCAATAATAAAATTAGTGCTTTTCTTGACGCGATGAAAGAACAGGGGCAGGTAAATGTGCTGTCGAGTCCCAAGGTCTCGACCATGAATAATCAGCGGGCGGTGATCAAATTGACCACAAAAGAGGTTTCCTGGGTGACCAATTCCTTTACAAGCGGGACCACAGGCGAGATAGTCGTCTCCAACACAACACCTCAGATAGACGAGATAGGCCTTTTTCTTGACGTTACCCCGCAGGTAGATGAGGCAGGCATTATAACCATGCAGATACATCCGAGCATTTCCGAGAAGCTGAAAGATCTGGTTTCGCCAGACGGGAAAAACACGAAACCACTTATCAATACAAGAGAAGCAGACACTATGATCAAGACGCGAAATGGACAGACCATCGTTATTGCGGGTCTTATCACCGATAAGGTTAATGATACGACCAAAAGAGTCCCTCTGCTCGGCGATATACCCTTTGTCGGTGCGGCCTTCAATCAGGTCATTCAGGAAAAGAGAAAATCCGAGCTCGTAATTCTGCTGACTCCCTATGTTTTGACTGATCAGTCCATAGAGGACATCAGGAAAGAGCATGAGGAAAGGTTCAGGAAGGCCGGCAGAGCATTTGAAGCATCACCCGTTCTTCCTTTCAGCGGGAAATAACAGATAGCTGCCGCTGGCTGCATTGCCTTTCACAGCAAGAAGGGATGACAGAGTGCCATCCCTTCTTGTTTCCTGAGCAAGCGAGTTCTATTTCTTCTTCTTTGCCGGTGCCTTCTTCGCTGTGGCTTTCTTTGCTGTCCCACAGGCGCCGCCCTTTGATTTGCAGGCCATGGTTACCTCCTTTATTAAGGGTATATGTAAAACCTATCACAGCATCAACTCTCTGTCAATACGCGTTGATGCCGGATATGCATGAGAAGTATAATGATGCTGATTGTTGGAAGAACGGGAGGCGGTTCATGAAGGTCTGCAGTAATTGCAAAAAGGAAATAGAGACCGATAAGTTTTTTTCGAGGAAATCCGTCTGTCCGAAATGCGGCAGTGACCTGCATGCCTGTCTGAACTGCCGGTTCTATGCAGAGTCTGCCCACAACAAATGCTCTGAACCAAAGGCCGAGTTCCAGAGGACCAGAGATAAGGCAAATTTCTGTGATTACTTCGTCTTCAGGGAGGGGACTGCGGCTTCGTCATCTTCCGGCAAGGATGATGCACTGAAAAAATTGAACGATCTCTTCAAAAAATAGGTCTTACCTGAATATAAGCACACCGGCATAGACAAGATAAAGAACCCCTCCAAAGAGCATCACAAAAGGGGAAATACGCTTTGTCACCGTAATGACACCAAGGACAGCGGCAGCAGAGATGATCGCAAGCACTGCCGAAAAGAGCGCCATGCCGGTTATGTTCCAGTCGGTGTAGAGCAGTCCCACTGAAACAGGAAATGTTGACTGAAAGACCATGGCGCCGCTGATATTGCCAAGGGCAAGCGTATCCCTCCCCTTCCATGTCCAGGTAACGCTGTTGAACTTCTCCGGCAGCTCTGTCGCAACCGGGGCAAGAAGAAGAGAAAAGATCAGCGGATCCATGCCGAATGTTACTGAGATCACCTCAAGGCTCTGCACAAAGGTATGTGCCCCCTTTATCATCACTGCGAGGGCTAACATAATTTGCACGAGAATAACAAATAGGGGGGGCCTTGGCCTCAAAAGCAGGGGTTTGAGACTCTGTATGATCCGCCAAAGATACATACCCTCTGAATGCTCCATTTCAGCGCTTTCACTCCTGAAGGTCAAATACGCATAAAATACATAGCCGGCAACAAGGGCAAAAGAGATCGGGACTAACAGGGTCTTCCCGCCGATTATCGGCAGAACAATAGCCGATGCATACATCACAAGAAAGAAGACAAGGTCCCGTCTGATGGAATGCGCCTCGACCTTGAGCTCAAAAGTGCGTTTTTTGCTGAGTGCTGAAATGGTCACAGTCAATCCGACAAGGAAAAAGGCCAGGGTCGAGAGCATGAAGGGAGCGCCGAGAATTGCGCCCACGCCGATCTCCTTTGCAGAAGCTCCGCCATACATAAAGATCGCAACAACCGGCAAAATCGTTTCGGGCAGCGCAGTGCCTACTGCGGCAAATATGCTGCCAACAACTGCCTGGGAAAAAGAAAAGTGGCGTCCAAACTCCTCAATGCCGTTTGTAAAGAACTCAGCAGCGATCAGGATCAGAACAAGGCCGGATATCAGGAAGAGAAAGGAGATCAGCATCAGTGGACAATGAGGACCGGACAGGGAGAGGACCTGAGGACTGATTCTGTAGTGCTGCCGATGAGCAACCCCTGAATATAGGAGAGCCCGCGGGCGCCCATAACGACAAGGTCATATCCGCCTTCCTCCGCGACAGAACAGATGGTTTCAGCCGGATTGCCGTGGAGCACCTCGCCTGCATGCTGACCGCCTGATCTCTTGATCATCCTCGACAGTTCTGCTTCAGCTTCTGCCTGCATCTGCGTATCGAACTGTTCCTTGTCTGCCTCTCCAAACGTCTCCCAGACTGCCCATCGGCTCTTGATGGTGTGCGAAGGGATGCTATGGACAATATGAAGGTCTGCGGAAAATACCTGGGCATAATCAGATGCCTTCGCAACTGCCTTTTGAGCGTTCTCGGAAAAATCTACAGCACAGAGGATCTTTTTGACAGCCCGGGAGCCCGGCCTGTCTGCTCTGGCCCCGCGCACAACAAGCATAGGCATCTCCAGGGATTTTATGAGCCGTTCTGAACTGCTTGGCCTGAAGGCGTGGGACTGATACCCGATGACCAGGAGGTCAGGTGAAAACTCCTCTATTGCCTTCACAAAGGATTCATGGAGCCTCCCCATCATAATGCGCGCATCGGAAGAGATATCCTGCTTCTCAAGAACAGCTTTCCAGCGCTGAAGTTCTTCCTCATCGCGCTTCTGCTCTTCAGCAATATAGGGCATGAGATATGTCGGAGGTGTCAGCAGGTAGTCAATGACATACAGCAACCTGATCGCTGAGCTCATCCCTGCAGAAAAACATGCTGCATAGGAAATGATCTTTTCCGTATCAGGGCCCAGATCTATACCTGCAAGAATACAATGCGATCTCATTTTTTCAGTGACATCCCTCTCTTTTTCCACAGATCGAGCCTTTCCCCTTTTCTGTTATTATGATCCTCTGCAACTGAGTTCCCGATACACGAAAAAGAAAAGGGACAAATTCCTTTGTCCCTTTTCCGAACCTGTTCAGAAAAAGTGCTATTTCCTTATTGCATCCTTCAGTGCCTTGCCGGCAGTGAACTTAGGCGTCTTTGCAGCCGCGATCTTTATCTCCTGGCCGGTTCTCGGGTTGCGGCCCATCCGTGCCTTTCTCTTGGTAACACTGAACGTGCCGAAGCCGACAAGTGTCACCTTCTGCCCTTTCTTCAAGGCACCCTTGACCGCATCAAGTGATGCATCAAGCGCCCTCGATGCATCCGCCTTGCTGAGACCTGCGCCTGCAGCAATCTTTTCAATCAGTTCTGCTTTTGTCATTATCTTCCCCCCTTTCTGTAGTGATTGTTCTATGAAAAATATGGCTGTGATAACACTATCAAGAACATGCTTTTTTGTCAAGCGTTTACCCTATGTTCAGCCCTATAAATAAAGGCTTTAGGGCGCCTCATGCCCTGCAATGCAGGCTGCCTCATGCCTGAAGTTCCTGCCCCCTGCTGACGGCAGATATGCCTCTCGACTATTTGGACGTTTTAGGGTAGCCTAATAACAAGGAGAACTATTATGAACCATATCCATAAATATGAATCAGTCTCCCACCATGGCATATCTACGGAACTCATGGAGTTCGGGATCGAAGCGGCTGAGATACGCAGGTGCAAGAAGTGCGGCAAAGAAATGCCATTTCTGCTTACCAGGAGAGGGGACTGGATCTCCCTGTTCGCAGAAGAAAAAACAGATAAGCAGGATATTCTTCTTGCCTAGCTGACAGTTTTCCCGGGGCTCCTTCATCAGTGCCTGTTAACGCCGCCGGGCTGTCATGCCACCACAGCGTTACTGCTGCAGAGCGTGATACATGCTTCTGCAGTATCCGCCTGTTTGCTATCAAGAAAGGAGTTTGACCCGATGACCTATATCGAGATCATAGTAACGGCAGCTGAAGAATCGCGCGATGCACTTATCAGCAGAATGTCCGAAATGGGGGCATTAGGTTTTGTTGAGCAGAACGGCGGACTGATCGGCTATTTTGAACCTAACCAATCGCCGGCTGAACTATGCGACGAACTGGGCAGGTTCAGGCCAGTGCTGAAAGCTTCAGGCCTCGATGCCGCTTTTTCTCTCGCCAGTAATGTCCTGCCGGAAAGAGACTGGAACGAGACATGGAAAAAGAGCTTCGTCCCTATTGATGTCGGAGACAATCTGACTATTATCCCGTCCTGGCTTCAGTCGGAGACCGATCGGACACCGATCATTATAGACCCTGGCATGGTCTTTGGTACCGGACATCACGAGACCACGCGGACCTGCCTCAGTATGATAGAAAGGATAGCCCGCGTCAGCAGCAGGAAGAGATTCCTGGACATCGGCACGGGTACCGGCATCCTTGCGATCGGTGCTTCAAGGCTGGGGTTCGAACAGGTAACTGCAGTGGATATCGATCCTCTTGCTGTTGACGCTGCTCAAAGGAATGCAGAAGCGAACGGTCTCACCAATATCAAGGTCCTTGAAGGCACTGTTCAGGCGGTCAGCTTCAAATTCGATCTTATTGCCGCAAACCTGCTGGTTGAAATACTGATCGGGATAGCACCTGAACTGTCGGACAGGCTCGAATCCGGCGGCCGGGCGATCCTCTCCGGCCTGCTTCTTGGCCAGGAGGACAGTGTCATAGAGGCAATGGTCTCAGCAGGCCTCATCTTGCAGGAAAAGATCATTGACAACAATTGGGTTACGCTGGTCATGGCAAAGTGAAAACCTTTTCTCACCGCCTGAAGAATCGAAAAACTGATTACCGGGTGGCGCTCCCTGAAGGTTATCTGTCGATCAACTCCCTGATCCGGGGCAAAAGTTCTTTTGATGAAACCGGTTTTAAGATAACATTGACCCCTTCCTCTATATCCCCCTCTTTACTTATGAGATCAGGAGCATACCCGCTCATAAAAAGGACTTTTATATCTGGCTTCATATCCCGGATCTCCCTATATGCCATCATGCCGCTTTTCTTCGGCATGATGACATCGAACAGAAGGAACTGGATCTCGTCGCGGCTGTCTTTGAATCTGTTCACTGCTTCCTCTCCGTTTTCAGCAACGATAACCCGGTATCCTGTCTTTTCGAGTGTATCCTGAACAAGTTTCCTTACCGTGGCATCGTCTTCAGCGACTAATATCGTCTCTGCTCCGCGCTGAACCGGCAGCGTACTTGCCGGCTCGGTTTCTTCGGTCACTGCATTGGCAAGAGGCAGATATATTGAAAACAATGTTCCTTTCCCGGCTGAGCTATCAGCGGTGATATACCCCTTATGCTGTTTGATGATCCCATATACCACGGCAAGGCCGAGCCCGGTCCCCTTTCCCGGTTCCTTGGTCGTAAAGAACGGCTCAAAGATCCTCTCGATCGTCTTTTCGTCCATGCCGATGCCGGTATCGGAAACAGATATCAGCGCATAGGTCCCGGGTTTCCCATAATGATGCCTGCTTATGAATGCCTCACCCAGCTCCACACACCCGGTCGCTATGGTGAGAGACCCTCCGTGGGGCATGGCATCCCTGGCATTTGTGGCAAGATTCATCAGGACCTGCTCAAGCTGACCGGGATCGGCCATGATTATGACGTCTTCATCCGGCACAATGCTTTTCAGTTCAATGCTCTCGCGGATGAGCCGTGAAAGAAGCTTCGTTACGTTCCTCACAATCTCGTTCAACCTGACCGGCCTTGGTTTCAGCACCTGTTTTCTGCTGTACGCGAGCAGGCCCTGCGTCAGGCTGGCTGCACGAAGCGCAGAGGACTGGATCATATCTGCATAGACACGGAGAGGACTGTCCTTGTCTATGCCCTCCTGCAGGAACTCACCGTAGCCTATGATCGCGGTCAGGATATTATTGAACTCATGAGAGATACCGGCAGTCAGCGTGCCGACAGCCTCTATCTTCTGGGCATGACGGAGCTGATGCTCCAGCCTTGCCTTTTCTTCCTCAGTCCTCTTCCGTTCAGTGACATCGCGGAATATCCCCTGAGTGGCTATCACCTTCCCATCGACATACCGCACATTCACATTCCCCTCAACATAAACCTTTCTCTTGTCCTTTGCAATGAAGACAGCCTCGATATTGTCCTCCACCTCGCCGGCCATGACCCTCTGAAAGGTACTCAGGCAATGGTCCAGGCATGCGGGATCCAGGATATCGAACATGGTGATTGTCCTGATGTCCTCAACTGTATAGCCAAGGGTTTCCATCCACGCCTTGTTCACAAAGACGAACCGTCCTTCAGGGCTCACGCTCTGTATCAGATCGTGGGCGTTCTCGAAAAGGTCACGATAACGCTCCTCGCTTTCCTTCAGGGCAATCTCACCCAGCTTGCGCGTTGTTATATCTCTGGTAACTTCGATCCCGCCGATGACCCTGCCGTTTGCGTCCTTTATCGGTGACGCCGTGATCTCCAGATGCAGGGTCCTCGCGTCATTGCTTCTTTCCACGATATGGACATTGCCGTCTGCAAAGGACAGGGCAACCGGGCATTGATAACAGACCCGGTCCCTTTTTTCATACACCTCATAGCAGTATTCTCCGACATGAGTTCCAAGCATGTCACGGGCGGTCTTATTCTGATAGAGGAGCCTGTAATTCGTATCCAGAATGCTCAGCCCGTCTCCGATAGCTTCAATGACAGCCTCTGTTTTGGCCTTCTCTTCCATCGCTTTTTCAAGCGCCTGCCGCATCTCCTCCGCAGCCAGTCTCTGGTCCGTAATGCTGCGGATGACAAGGACAACACCGATCGTATTCCCTTTATCATCTTTAATAGGCGCAGCGCTCGTCTCCACCGGTAATCTTTGCCCGCCTCTTGCTATGAGCACGGAATGATTGGCAGGGACCACCACTTCGCCCCCTCTGAGGGCCGCTGTCACAGGATTTTCAGCAGGAAGAAGCGTCTGCTCATGAATGAGGACGAGTATCTCGGGCACGGTCTTGCCCACGACATCATGCTGCCGCCAGCCTGTCAGCAGTTCTGCGGCCGGATTCATGAACGTCACCCCACCATTCCCATCCGTGGCGATCACCGCATCGCCTATGGAGCTGAGCGCTGCCGCAAACCAGCGCTGACTCTCCCGTAAGGTCGTTTCCATCTGATGACGGTACAGGGCAATTTCAATGTTCGTATGCAGCTCTCTCTTGTCTACAGGCTTAAGGATATAGGCATAGGGCTCTGTTATCTTCGCATGCTGCAGCGTCTTTTCATCGATATAGCCCGAAACATACACAACAGGGATATTGAAACACGCCCTTATCTGCTCGGCAGCCCTGACGCCGTCGAGCGCCCCCTTCAATACAATGTCCATAAGCACAAGATCAGGTTTTGTCTTCATGGCCTGCCTGACCGCATCCTCTCCTGATGAAGAGATGCCGGCCACGTTGTATCCGAGGTCCAGGAGCATATCCTGCATCTGTCCGGCCATGAGCGGATCGTCTTCAACAACAAGTATCTGCGCAGGAGAAGTCATATCAGTGCCTCTGCAGCAGCATATAGCAACTGCAGATCCGGCTGATCGGTTTTGGACCACAGGAAGGTTCTCTGCATTGTGAAACGTAAGCCTGTTTTTGATTCCATGTCAGTCACGATCATCCTGCTTCCTCAAGTAATAGAGCTGATGATTTGCTGCAGCAGAGTCAATATTGAGAATGCCGGTTCTTTAGTTTTGCCTCGTTGTTTCATGATAACCAATACGTGAAATCACAGTAAAGCGAAAAACCTTGACTGCTGATCATAACAGCAGGCATCAATTGTGCCGGGCAATGCAATGTGCAGTTGACAGAGAAACCTGCTGCTCTTTCACCTCTTCTGATCTTTGCCGGAACTTCCCTGCGGCCCACGCAGACCTGTAATGCGGAGCTTTTCTAACGGAAGGAGCAGGATCGCTCCGATGACCGTTCCGGCGCCGATCAGCTGCGGCAACTCCATGACCTCGCCAAGAAAGGCGTACGCGAAGATGCCTGCCATCACCGGCTCAAGCGTTGCCGTAATGCCTGCATGCGTGGAGCGGATACGTTTAACCCCCTCGTTATAAAGACCAAAAGGCGCTATTGTGCCAAAAAGGCTTATAAAGACTATCCATCCCCAGGCAGAAGCGCTATAGTGTGCCGCAAAAGCTGCGAAGGGTGGGATTATAACATTCCAGATGATTGCTGCGACCAGGAGAGCGTAGGACAGGACCGTCCAGGCTGAATAGGTACGCATGCCATATTCGCTCCGGACAGAATAGAGCGCCAGGGCAACGGCAGAGGCCAGGCCGGACAGGATGCCGGCTTTATTCATATCAAGCAAATTGAGGTTATAGGCTCCGACCATAAGATAGCAGCCGCTGATCGCACCAACAATCGCCACAACCGTAAATGCTGACAGTTTTTTTTGCTGAAAGAAAAAGGAATAGAGTGCTATCAGTGCAGGAGCCTGGTACTGAAGCAGGACA belongs to Nitrospirota bacterium and includes:
- a CDS encoding type II secretion system protein GspG, which codes for MIEVVVVMAIIATLTGIMIPFIYRVWESTEIDTTRERMTDLKKAMVGDPKLIQNGVRTHYGYIGDVGQLPSSLENLVTNTDGVSNWKGPYLPSGFDISKYNKDTWGTAIQYSPATVAGRRVSATLISYGPNGANNGGSGDDIADSIFQISPLEVAPVSLIQGNVNVTFQSAPLANRIFSIGVSARYRNGTGVLVTDTCCDSAIKTISGTAGNTQVNYTQNFSCAPPNNLPVGTAYLYPGLYSDSSCATSLGGSPLEVAINVHGSTIFSTMQIQAVP
- the pilO gene encoding type 4a pilus biogenesis protein PilO, whose protein sequence is MNSRKKAFYTILAVVISTGLIFSLYAVSKIRSIHELRAAVEKTATERLQAIRKDSDSSTDAGKSAPKGAIVPPKMWTTEFIETAYNASQKYGIRNLTFEQKSSDSSRRQTPGNSRLSLQAYPVKMTFHAGYREMAEFLRELQDLDRLVTIDNLRVKSEKSYLAAEVTISTYAMEGK
- a CDS encoding secretin N-terminal domain-containing protein — protein: MKTLHVIVIVLAFVALGCATPRMTEVPETMALKQPPQVPAPGMRPEPPKTEELPPAKDRSRFSLSVRDADVRDVFLLLSKDSGMNIIADKDITGKVSIDFTNLELNSALYAITRQLGYTFRMDKGFIRITRPVLETKTLRVNYITGKRTSTSTMNAAISTGNSSGSGSGGGTNINISSGATTSSGSSSSGSQGSVNVTTSGTSDFWKETRRGLEVLIFGDTKGGGDSEGGFSRGDEKTGKKLIISEIAGIVLVTDYSDNMERVEDFLKDVELSARRQVMIQAHIIEVALNDGYRFGIDWTAIERFNGVKLNIAQNLSTNSGVFTVDLANNKISAFLDAMKEQGQVNVLSSPKVSTMNNQRAVIKLTTKEVSWVTNSFTSGTTGEIVVSNTTPQIDEIGLFLDVTPQVDEAGIITMQIHPSISEKLKDLVSPDGKNTKPLINTREADTMIKTRNGQTIVIAGLITDKVNDTTKRVPLLGDIPFVGAAFNQVIQEKRKSELVILLTPYVLTDQSIEDIRKEHEERFRKAGRAFEASPVLPFSGK
- a CDS encoding sodium:calcium antiporter; protein product: MLISFLFLISGLVLILIAAEFFTNGIEEFGRHFSFSQAVVGSIFAAVGTALPETILPVVAIFMYGGASAKEIGVGAILGAPFMLSTLAFFLVGLTVTISALSKKRTFELKVEAHSIRRDLVFFLVMYASAIVLPIIGGKTLLVPISFALVAGYVFYAYLTFRSESAEMEHSEGMYLWRIIQSLKPLLLRPRPPLFVILVQIMLALAVMIKGAHTFVQSLEVISVTFGMDPLIFSLLLAPVATELPEKFNSVTWTWKGRDTLALGNISGAMVFQSTFPVSVGLLYTDWNITGMALFSAVLAIISAAAVLGVITVTKRISPFVMLFGGVLYLVYAGVLIFR
- a CDS encoding universal stress protein; its protein translation is MEKERDVTEKMRSHCILAGIDLGPDTEKIISYAACFSAGMSSAIRLLYVIDYLLTPPTYLMPYIAEEQKRDEEELQRWKAVLEKQDISSDARIMMGRLHESFVKAIEEFSPDLLVIGYQSHAFRPSSSERLIKSLEMPMLVVRGARADRPGSRAVKKILCAVDFSENAQKAVAKASDYAQVFSADLHIVHSIPSHTIKSRWAVWETFGEADKEQFDTQMQAEAEAELSRMIKRSGGQHAGEVLHGNPAETICSVAEEGGYDLVVMGARGLSYIQGLLIGSTTESVLRSSPCPVLIVH
- a CDS encoding HU family DNA-binding protein; its protein translation is MTKAELIEKIAAGAGLSKADASRALDASLDAVKGALKKGQKVTLVGFGTFSVTKRKARMGRNPRTGQEIKIAAAKTPKFTAGKALKDAIRK
- the prmA gene encoding 50S ribosomal protein L11 methyltransferase, yielding MTYIEIIVTAAEESRDALISRMSEMGALGFVEQNGGLIGYFEPNQSPAELCDELGRFRPVLKASGLDAAFSLASNVLPERDWNETWKKSFVPIDVGDNLTIIPSWLQSETDRTPIIIDPGMVFGTGHHETTRTCLSMIERIARVSSRKRFLDIGTGTGILAIGASRLGFEQVTAVDIDPLAVDAAQRNAEANGLTNIKVLEGTVQAVSFKFDLIAANLLVEILIGIAPELSDRLESGGRAILSGLLLGQEDSVIEAMVSAGLILQEKIIDNNWVTLVMAK